In Sulfitobacter sp. M39, the following proteins share a genomic window:
- the fghA gene encoding S-formylglutathione hydrolase: MKTISENASFRGTQGVYSHRSTACNCDMTFALFLPEEAQQGPVPLMWFLSGLTCTHENAMTKAGAQAWAAEHGIAVVFPDTSPRGEDVADDDAYDLGKGAGFYVNATQDPWAPHFQMWDYIADELPALLGENFALDMDRQAICGHSMGGHGALTLAMNLPGRFTSVSAFAPIAHPTSSDWGRKQLAAYLGSDETTWAKHDATLLMAERGFDGPILIDQGTDDQFLDLLKPEALAEAMAKARQNATLRMQPGYDHSYFFISTFMEDHIAFHADALYAR, encoded by the coding sequence ATGAAAACGATTTCCGAAAACGCCAGCTTCCGAGGCACCCAAGGCGTCTATTCCCACCGTTCCACCGCCTGCAACTGCGACATGACCTTTGCGCTGTTCCTGCCCGAAGAAGCGCAGCAGGGCCCGGTGCCCTTGATGTGGTTCCTGTCGGGGCTGACCTGCACCCATGAAAACGCGATGACCAAAGCCGGAGCGCAGGCATGGGCCGCGGAACACGGGATCGCGGTGGTCTTTCCCGACACCTCCCCCCGCGGTGAGGATGTGGCTGATGACGACGCCTATGATCTGGGCAAGGGCGCGGGCTTCTATGTGAACGCCACCCAAGACCCATGGGCACCGCATTTCCAGATGTGGGACTATATCGCCGACGAACTGCCGGCGCTGCTGGGTGAAAACTTCGCGCTGGACATGGACCGGCAGGCGATCTGCGGCCACTCCATGGGCGGGCACGGGGCGCTGACGTTGGCGATGAACCTGCCGGGGCGCTTTACCTCGGTCTCGGCCTTCGCGCCGATTGCGCATCCAACCAGCAGTGACTGGGGACGCAAACAGCTGGCAGCCTATTTGGGCAGTGACGAGACGACCTGGGCCAAACATGATGCGACGCTTTTGATGGCGGAACGCGGCTTTGACGGGCCGATCCTCATTGATCAGGGCACCGATGACCAATTCCTTGATCTGCTGAAACCCGAAGCATTGGCCGAGGCGATGGCGAAAGCCCGCCAGAACGCCACATTGCGGATGCAGCCGGGCTATGATCACAGCTATTTCTTTATCTCGACCTTCATGGAAGACCACATCGCCTTCCACGCCGATGCGCTTTATGCGCGATAG
- a CDS encoding YaiI/YqxD family protein, which yields MTVLYIDADACPVKAEAERVATRHKVRMFVVSNGGLRPSQNPLVETVIVPDGPDIADIWIAERCGPGDVVVTGDIPLAARCVEAGARVLKHNGEALTAANIGNVLATRDLMADLRAADPFRQGGGKGFTKADRSRFLDALERELRAAQR from the coding sequence ATGACGGTACTTTATATCGACGCGGACGCCTGCCCCGTGAAGGCAGAGGCGGAACGCGTCGCCACCCGCCACAAGGTGCGGATGTTTGTGGTGTCCAACGGCGGGCTGCGTCCCTCGCAGAACCCGCTGGTCGAAACCGTGATTGTCCCCGATGGCCCCGACATCGCCGACATCTGGATCGCCGAACGCTGCGGCCCCGGTGACGTCGTGGTGACCGGCGACATTCCTCTTGCCGCCCGCTGCGTCGAAGCCGGCGCGCGGGTGCTGAAACACAACGGCGAGGCACTGACCGCAGCCAATATCGGCAATGTGCTGGCGACACGTGATTTGATGGCCGACCTGCGCGCCGCGGACCCGTTTCGCCAGGGCGGCGGCAAAGGGTTTACAAAGGCCGACCGCTCCCGTTTTCTGGACGCGCTAGAACGCGAGCTTCGCGCGGCACAACGATAG
- a CDS encoding HAD family hydrolase — protein MKPAAVVFDIGNVLIEWQPERFYDSVIGEDRRRAMFAEVDLHGMNDLVDSGQHFTDTIYAAAEANPAWRDEIRMWHDRWIEMAAPEIPRSLRLKEALQAKGVPVFSLTNFGIQSYDHAAEHYPFLRAFDRDFISGHMGMIKPAPAIYAALEDSAGLSGDALLFTDDRIDNINAANARGWQTHHFTGPDGWADRLVAAGLLTEAEAA, from the coding sequence ATGAAACCAGCGGCAGTCGTCTTTGACATCGGAAATGTGCTGATCGAATGGCAGCCCGAACGGTTCTATGACTCCGTGATCGGAGAGGACCGCCGCCGCGCCATGTTCGCCGAAGTGGACCTGCACGGCATGAACGATCTTGTCGATAGCGGCCAGCATTTCACCGACACGATCTATGCCGCCGCCGAAGCCAACCCCGCCTGGCGCGATGAGATCCGCATGTGGCATGATCGCTGGATCGAAATGGCCGCCCCCGAGATCCCCCGCTCTCTCAGGCTGAAAGAGGCGCTGCAGGCCAAGGGCGTGCCGGTGTTTTCGTTGACCAATTTCGGCATCCAATCCTATGATCATGCGGCAGAACACTACCCCTTCCTGCGCGCCTTTGATCGCGATTTCATCTCGGGTCATATGGGTATGATCAAACCCGCCCCCGCGATCTATGCCGCGTTGGAAGACAGCGCTGGCCTGTCCGGCGACGCGCTTTTGTTCACCGACGACCGTATCGATAATATCAACGCCGCCAACGCCCGCGGCTGGCAGACCCATCATTTTACCGGGCCGGACGGCTGGGCTGACAGGCTCGTAGCTGCGGGGCTGTTGACCGAAGCAGAGGCCGCATGA
- a CDS encoding ornithine cyclodeaminase family protein → MTQFDIIPFDAGDALLDWIGLTDALAEGHNLPRAEIADTFLYRGKDTLLNRAAWIDGLGLAVKSATIFPDNPAKGAPMVNGGVSLYADDHGGLEALVDFHLVTKWKTAGDSLLAARRLSRPGSRKILIVGAGTQGRGLHAAYRAVFPDAQFTVWNRSAPNAQAMARDIDGLRIADDLETAVRGADIITSATMSTEPLIKGAWLQPGQHLDLIGAYRPDMREVDDTALTRARVFVDSLDTTVDHIGELKIPIAQGVLSASDIVADYYDLGAFTRESEDEITLFKNGGGAHLDLMTSRYILDRWRAHR, encoded by the coding sequence ATGACCCAGTTCGACATCATCCCCTTCGACGCCGGCGACGCCCTGTTGGACTGGATCGGTCTGACCGACGCGCTGGCCGAGGGGCACAACCTGCCGCGCGCCGAAATCGCGGATACGTTTTTGTATCGCGGCAAGGATACCTTGCTGAACCGCGCCGCGTGGATCGACGGGCTGGGTTTGGCGGTGAAATCCGCCACCATCTTTCCCGACAACCCCGCCAAAGGGGCACCGATGGTGAACGGCGGCGTGTCGCTTTACGCAGATGATCACGGCGGGCTCGAGGCTTTGGTAGATTTCCACCTCGTGACCAAATGGAAAACCGCCGGTGACAGCCTGCTCGCCGCGCGCAGGCTTTCCCGCCCCGGCAGCCGCAAAATCCTGATCGTCGGCGCGGGTACCCAAGGGCGCGGGCTTCACGCTGCCTACAGGGCGGTCTTCCCCGATGCCCAGTTCACGGTATGGAACCGATCCGCCCCCAATGCGCAGGCGATGGCACGTGATATTGACGGGCTGCGCATCGCCGATGATCTTGAGACCGCCGTGCGCGGCGCGGACATCATCACCAGCGCCACCATGTCGACCGAACCGCTGATCAAGGGCGCGTGGCTGCAACCCGGCCAGCACCTTGACCTGATCGGTGCCTACCGCCCCGACATGCGCGAGGTGGATGATACGGCGCTGACCCGTGCCCGGGTCTTTGTCGACAGCCTCGACACCACGGTTGATCATATCGGCGAGCTGAAGATTCCGATCGCCCAAGGTGTGCTGAGCGCAAGTGACATCGTCGCGGATTACTATGATCTCGGCGCGTTCACCCGCGAGTCAGAGGATGAGATCACCCTGTTCAAAAACGGCGGCGGCGCACATCTGGACCTGATGACCAGCCGCTATATCCTTGACCGGTGGCGCGCTCACAGATGA
- a CDS encoding alpha/beta fold hydrolase, giving the protein MIWFLLIAALIIAIPLVIERNRAEMEDADRGSALGQFAELPDGVTHYAWTGPAQGPVVVCIHGLTTPSIVWRAVARGLASMGYRTLTYDLYGRGYSDRPSGPQDRQFFIKQLQELLEDQDVTGSFTLLGYSMGGSIATCFAAAFPERVERLILLAPAGMGLAPNKLVDFMAKTPLVGDWLMLALFPPTFRRGIRAERDIPVQVRHIHDHQAEQLDYKHYVPAVLASRRGILADVLRDEHRAIRTHDIPVLALWGQDDQVIPASAIGSLAEWNRAAEHEVIKGAGHGLPYTHAPQIIAAIKAHIDTADKATD; this is encoded by the coding sequence ATGATCTGGTTTCTTCTCATTGCGGCTCTGATCATCGCAATCCCGCTTGTGATCGAACGCAACCGTGCCGAAATGGAGGACGCGGACCGCGGCAGCGCCCTTGGCCAATTCGCAGAGCTGCCCGACGGCGTGACCCATTACGCCTGGACCGGACCCGCCCAAGGCCCTGTCGTCGTTTGTATCCACGGGCTGACCACCCCCAGCATCGTCTGGCGCGCGGTGGCACGCGGGTTGGCGTCGATGGGCTACCGGACGCTGACCTACGACCTTTACGGGCGCGGGTATTCCGACCGCCCCTCCGGCCCGCAAGACCGCCAGTTCTTTATCAAACAGCTGCAAGAGCTGCTGGAAGATCAGGACGTTACCGGCAGCTTTACCCTGTTGGGTTATTCCATGGGCGGCTCTATCGCGACGTGTTTTGCCGCCGCTTTCCCCGAACGTGTCGAACGGCTGATCCTGCTGGCGCCCGCAGGGATGGGGCTGGCGCCGAACAAGCTGGTCGACTTCATGGCCAAAACCCCGCTGGTCGGCGATTGGCTGATGCTGGCGCTGTTCCCGCCGACCTTCCGGCGCGGCATCAGGGCTGAACGTGACATCCCCGTGCAGGTCCGCCACATCCACGACCATCAGGCCGAACAGCTGGACTACAAGCACTATGTTCCTGCGGTGCTGGCCAGCCGTCGCGGTATTCTGGCGGATGTGCTGCGGGATGAACACCGCGCGATCCGGACGCATGATATCCCTGTGCTGGCGCTTTGGGGGCAGGATGATCAGGTGATCCCCGCGTCAGCCATCGGCAGCCTTGCCGAATGGAACCGCGCCGCCGAACACGAGGTGATCAAAGGCGCGGGCCACGGCTTGCCCTATACCCATGCGCCCCAGATCATTGCAGCGATCAAGGCACATATCGACACGGCGGATAAAGCGACGGATTAG
- a CDS encoding MFS transporter — translation MEKNTSIFTPVLIVGCLIIMVSFAVRASFGVFQIPIAEEFGWLRSEFSLAIAIQNLAWGIGQPIFGAMAEKIGDRRAIIIGSVVYAVGLVLSANSVSPIEHQTYAWLVGFGIAGTGFGVILAVVGRASTAENRSMSLAIATAAGSAGQVFGAPVAEWLLGFLSWQATFLVFAGAIMAMLLTLPLMRAPAMASKAELEESLSQILGKALRDPTFTFIFIGFFSCGYQLAFITAHFPAFVTELCGPILAGGVLHNIGITTTSALGAVAISLIGLANIAGTLLAGWAGKRYSKKYLLAAIYTGRTVIAALFILLPITPVSVILFSIGMGALWLATVPLTSGLVAHIYGLRYMGTLYGIVFFSHQLGSFMGVWLGGRMYDAYGDYTAVWWIGVAVGAFSALIHLPIREKRLPGLVTS, via the coding sequence ATGGAAAAAAATACGTCAATCTTCACACCGGTGCTGATCGTCGGCTGTCTGATCATCATGGTGAGCTTTGCCGTGCGTGCCTCTTTTGGCGTTTTTCAGATCCCCATCGCGGAAGAGTTCGGCTGGCTCCGCTCCGAATTCTCGCTGGCGATCGCGATCCAGAACCTCGCCTGGGGCATCGGCCAGCCGATTTTTGGCGCGATGGCCGAGAAGATCGGAGACCGCCGCGCCATTATCATCGGGTCCGTGGTCTATGCCGTGGGTCTGGTGCTGTCGGCCAATTCGGTGTCACCGATTGAACACCAAACCTATGCGTGGTTGGTGGGTTTCGGGATCGCGGGAACGGGCTTTGGCGTGATTTTGGCCGTGGTTGGCCGCGCCTCAACGGCCGAGAACCGGTCCATGTCGCTGGCCATTGCCACTGCGGCGGGCAGCGCGGGTCAGGTCTTTGGTGCGCCAGTGGCGGAATGGTTGCTGGGGTTCCTCAGCTGGCAGGCGACCTTCCTTGTCTTTGCGGGCGCGATCATGGCGATGTTGTTGACGCTGCCGTTGATGCGCGCCCCCGCGATGGCCAGCAAGGCCGAGCTGGAGGAAAGCCTGTCGCAAATCCTGGGCAAGGCGCTGCGTGACCCGACATTTACCTTCATCTTTATCGGATTCTTTTCCTGCGGCTATCAGCTGGCCTTTATCACCGCGCATTTTCCCGCCTTCGTAACCGAACTTTGCGGCCCGATCCTTGCGGGTGGCGTGCTGCATAACATCGGGATCACGACAACCTCTGCCCTTGGGGCGGTGGCGATTTCCCTGATCGGTTTGGCCAATATCGCCGGAACATTGCTGGCGGGGTGGGCGGGCAAACGCTATTCCAAAAAGTACCTGCTGGCTGCGATCTATACCGGACGTACCGTGATTGCGGCGTTGTTTATCCTACTGCCGATCACGCCGGTGTCGGTCATCCTGTTCTCTATCGGGATGGGCGCATTGTGGTTGGCGACGGTGCCGCTGACCAGCGGGCTGGTCGCGCATATTTATGGGCTGCGCTATATGGGCACGCTCTATGGGATCGTGTTTTTCAGCCATCAGTTGGGCAGTTTTATGGGAGTCTGGCTGGGCGGGCGGATGTATGACGCGTACGGCGATTACACCGCCGTGTGGTGGATCGGTGTGGCCGTGGGCGCGTTCAGCGCGCTGATCCATTTGCCCATCCGCGAGAAGCGGTTGCCCGGGCTGGTGACGAGCTAA
- the zapE gene encoding cell division protein ZapE: MTDLRTIYDNRVADGSLSPDPAQEAVLPELDRIRSALMAPQKKGFFKRAPEPPQGLYLWGGVGRGKSMLMDMFAANMGDVPTRRVHFHAFMQEIHSAMHEARKTGVDDAIAPVAAEVANSVKLLAFDEMQITDITDAMIVGRLFEALFAAGVVVVTTSNRIPDDLYKDGLNRQIFLPFIELIKEKMKVMELASPRDYRQDRLAGTKSYFTPVNPESRAAMNAVWDDLAGGPGEELILRVKGRDVVVPEFRNGVARAKFHALCGRPLGAADYLTLAEAVRVLMLDDIPSLGRSNFNEARRFVTLIDALYEAKVRLICSAAAEPEMLYLEGEGTFEFERTASRLREMQGEGWGA, translated from the coding sequence ATGACCGATTTACGCACCATTTACGATAACCGCGTTGCCGACGGCAGCCTGTCGCCGGACCCCGCGCAAGAGGCCGTGCTGCCAGAGCTTGACCGCATTCGCAGCGCCCTGATGGCCCCGCAGAAAAAGGGCTTTTTCAAGCGCGCCCCCGAGCCACCGCAGGGTCTGTATCTTTGGGGTGGTGTGGGGCGCGGCAAGTCGATGCTGATGGATATGTTCGCGGCAAATATGGGCGATGTGCCAACGCGGCGGGTGCATTTCCACGCGTTCATGCAGGAAATTCACAGCGCGATGCATGAGGCGCGGAAAACAGGAGTCGACGATGCGATTGCGCCAGTCGCAGCCGAGGTCGCGAATAGCGTGAAGCTGCTGGCTTTTGACGAGATGCAGATCACCGACATCACCGACGCCATGATCGTTGGCCGGCTGTTTGAAGCGCTTTTTGCAGCTGGTGTGGTGGTGGTTACAACGTCGAACCGGATACCGGATGACCTCTATAAAGACGGTCTGAACCGCCAGATATTCCTGCCCTTCATCGAATTGATCAAAGAGAAGATGAAGGTGATGGAGCTCGCCAGCCCGCGCGACTACCGACAGGACCGGTTGGCGGGTACGAAATCCTATTTCACCCCCGTCAACCCAGAGAGCCGTGCCGCGATGAATGCCGTCTGGGATGATCTGGCTGGCGGCCCGGGGGAGGAGCTGATCCTGCGGGTGAAGGGGCGCGATGTCGTCGTGCCGGAGTTTCGCAACGGTGTCGCCCGCGCCAAGTTCCACGCGCTTTGTGGTCGCCCCTTGGGTGCGGCGGATTATCTGACATTGGCAGAGGCCGTGCGCGTGTTGATGCTGGATGACATCCCCAGCCTTGGCCGGTCAAACTTTAATGAAGCGAGGCGCTTTGTGACCCTGATCGACGCGCTGTACGAGGCTAAGGTGAGGCTGATCTGCTCAGCCGCGGCCGAACCCGAAATGCTGTATCTGGAGGGTGAAGGCACCTTCGAGTTCGAGCGTACGGCATCGCGTCTGCGCGAAATGCAGGGGGAAGGCTGGGGCGCTTAA
- a CDS encoding bifunctional folylpolyglutamate synthase/dihydrofolate synthase → MTQNTSDAVLARMMALHPKIIDLTLDRMWRLLDALGNPQNDLPPVIHIAGTNGKGSTQAMIRAGLEADGHRVHAYTSPHLARFHERIRLAGELISEAALTEMLDECYAANNGESITYFEITTCAALLAFARTPADYTLLEVGLGGRLDATNVIDQPALTVITPVSIDHQQFLGTTLPEIAGEKAGIIKRRVPCIVGPQQDAALEVIETQAARHHAPVFAYGQQWHVAPEAGRMVYQDDTGLLDLPKPNLLGAHQISNAGAALAALRQLGASAQACEAAVTRAEWPARMQRLRHGPLIDAAPQAELWLDGGHNPAAGDAIAAVLADMPARPTFLICGMLNTKDIGGYLRPIAGHAEQLFAVSIPGEAATLPATETARAAIDVGLTAQEASSVAEALATIVAKVPHARVLICGSLYLAGAILRENG, encoded by the coding sequence ATGACGCAGAACACATCGGATGCAGTGCTGGCGCGTATGATGGCGCTGCATCCCAAGATTATCGACCTGACGCTGGATCGCATGTGGCGGCTGCTGGACGCTTTGGGCAACCCCCAGAACGACCTGCCACCCGTGATCCATATTGCCGGCACCAACGGCAAAGGCTCGACACAGGCGATGATCCGTGCGGGACTTGAGGCGGATGGCCATCGCGTCCACGCCTATACCTCGCCCCATCTGGCGCGCTTTCACGAACGCATCCGCCTTGCCGGAGAGCTGATCTCCGAAGCCGCGCTGACCGAGATGCTGGATGAATGTTACGCTGCGAATAACGGCGAGAGCATCACGTATTTCGAGATCACAACCTGCGCCGCGCTGCTGGCCTTTGCCCGTACGCCGGCGGATTATACCCTGCTTGAGGTCGGCCTTGGCGGGCGTTTGGACGCGACCAATGTGATCGACCAGCCTGCACTGACCGTCATCACGCCGGTGTCGATTGATCACCAACAGTTTCTGGGCACGACCCTGCCGGAGATTGCGGGTGAAAAAGCTGGCATCATCAAACGTCGCGTGCCCTGCATCGTCGGCCCGCAACAAGATGCCGCGCTCGAGGTGATAGAGACACAGGCGGCACGCCACCACGCCCCCGTTTTTGCCTATGGCCAGCAGTGGCATGTGGCCCCCGAAGCCGGACGCATGGTCTATCAGGATGACACGGGTCTACTGGATCTGCCCAAGCCTAACTTGTTGGGCGCGCACCAGATTTCCAACGCCGGTGCGGCTTTGGCGGCATTGCGGCAATTGGGTGCTTCCGCCCAAGCGTGCGAGGCCGCTGTGACCCGCGCCGAATGGCCCGCCCGAATGCAACGTCTGCGTCACGGGCCGCTGATCGACGCAGCGCCGCAGGCAGAATTGTGGCTGGATGGCGGGCACAACCCCGCTGCGGGCGACGCCATCGCGGCGGTGCTAGCGGACATGCCCGCCCGCCCCACATTCCTGATCTGTGGCATGTTGAATACCAAGGATATCGGCGGCTACCTGCGCCCTATCGCAGGCCATGCAGAGCAATTGTTCGCCGTCTCTATCCCCGGTGAAGCAGCGACGTTGCCGGCCACCGAAACCGCGCGCGCAGCGATCGACGTCGGCTTGACCGCGCAAGAGGCATCTAGCGTCGCCGAAGCGCTTGCAACCATTGTCGCGAAGGTGCCGCATGCGCGGGTGTTGATCTGCGGTTCGCTCTATCTGGCAGGAGCAATTTTGCGGGAAAACGGATAG
- the accD gene encoding acetyl-CoA carboxylase, carboxyltransferase subunit beta → MNWINNYVRPRINSIFSRRETPDNLWTKCEECGTMLFHREVSDNLNVCTSCGHHMAITPRERFKALFDGGIFTEVKVPAPTPDPLHFRDQKKYPDRLKAAQRQTGEAEAMLVATGEIGRTPIVAAGQDFSFMAGSMGMYVGNAIIAAAEKAVKLKCPLVLFSAAGGARMQEGILSLMQMPRTTIAVQMLKEAGLPYIVVLTHPTTGGVTASYAMLGDVQIAEPNALICFAGPRVIEQTIREKLPEGFQRAEYLLDHGMLDRVTPRTQMRDELIDITRMLMKLPPAVRGDLPAPTEGGDIAHALTPEPDAAPKAEAAEPKAK, encoded by the coding sequence ATGAACTGGATCAACAACTACGTCCGTCCTCGGATTAACTCCATCTTCTCGCGTCGCGAGACGCCGGACAATCTGTGGACGAAATGCGAAGAATGCGGCACCATGCTGTTCCACCGCGAGGTGTCGGACAACCTGAACGTCTGCACCAGCTGTGGTCACCACATGGCGATTACCCCGCGTGAACGCTTCAAGGCGCTGTTCGACGGCGGCATCTTTACCGAGGTCAAAGTCCCCGCGCCGACGCCGGATCCTTTGCATTTTCGCGATCAAAAGAAATACCCCGACCGCTTGAAAGCCGCCCAAAGGCAAACAGGCGAAGCCGAAGCGATGCTGGTCGCCACCGGTGAAATCGGCCGCACGCCGATCGTCGCGGCGGGGCAGGATTTCTCGTTTATGGCCGGGTCCATGGGTATGTATGTCGGCAACGCTATCATCGCCGCAGCTGAAAAAGCGGTTAAGCTGAAATGCCCGCTGGTGCTCTTCTCCGCCGCCGGTGGCGCGCGTATGCAGGAAGGCATCCTGAGCCTGATGCAAATGCCGCGCACCACCATCGCCGTGCAGATGCTGAAAGAAGCGGGGCTGCCCTATATCGTCGTTCTGACCCACCCCACGACCGGTGGTGTCACGGCGAGCTATGCGATGCTGGGGGACGTGCAGATTGCGGAACCCAATGCGCTGATCTGCTTTGCCGGCCCTCGCGTGATTGAACAGACCATTCGCGAAAAGCTGCCCGAAGGCTTCCAGCGCGCCGAATATCTGCTGGACCACGGCATGCTGGACCGCGTGACACCGCGCACCCAGATGCGGGACGAGTTGATCGACATCACGCGGATGCTGATGAAGCTGCCGCCCGCGGTGCGCGGCGATCTGCCTGCGCCAACCGAAGGCGGCGATATTGCCCATGCGCTGACGCCAGAACCCGATGCGGCCCCCAAAGCCGAAGCGGCGGAACCCAAGGCGAAATGA
- a CDS encoding CPBP family intramembrane glutamic endopeptidase codes for MTRYAAHKAFFAPAIPSAAPWRLILGFLAATAIYLLLNNLMFTTLFKLMGPRADGFYDSLLSGKTPMAMFLLLGSFGLMIVGVAVVTRVIHKRPVRGLIGPSGLVVPQFWAVLKMLVLLGAVTYLLPPWNLGAPYVPNLALGTWLMLLPFSLLGVLVQVSAEEIVFRGYVQQQLAARFNSPLVWMVLPAVIFALGHYLPDQAGENALVIALWAGVFGMLMADLTARAGSLGPAIAVHFCNNVAAIVITSLPDDLSGLALYLTPFGMDDVDALRAWLPVDFALMLVSWLAARLAIRR; via the coding sequence GTGACCCGATACGCTGCTCACAAAGCCTTTTTCGCCCCTGCGATCCCCTCGGCGGCACCGTGGCGGCTGATCCTCGGGTTCCTTGCGGCAACCGCGATCTACCTGCTGCTCAACAACCTGATGTTCACCACCCTGTTCAAGCTAATGGGGCCGCGTGCGGACGGGTTTTATGACAGCTTGCTGTCAGGCAAGACGCCGATGGCGATGTTCCTGCTGCTTGGCAGCTTCGGGTTGATGATCGTCGGCGTGGCCGTGGTGACACGGGTGATCCACAAACGTCCCGTGCGTGGTCTGATCGGCCCGTCGGGGCTGGTGGTGCCGCAGTTCTGGGCCGTGCTCAAGATGCTGGTGCTGCTTGGTGCGGTGACCTATTTGCTGCCACCGTGGAACCTTGGCGCGCCCTATGTGCCCAACCTCGCGCTTGGCACATGGCTGATGTTGCTGCCGTTTTCGCTGCTCGGGGTGTTGGTACAGGTCAGCGCCGAAGAGATCGTCTTTCGCGGTTATGTCCAGCAGCAACTGGCGGCACGGTTCAACTCTCCGCTGGTGTGGATGGTGCTGCCGGCCGTGATTTTCGCACTTGGGCACTATCTTCCCGATCAGGCCGGCGAAAATGCGCTGGTCATAGCACTTTGGGCCGGTGTCTTCGGGATGTTGATGGCCGATCTGACCGCGCGGGCAGGGTCGCTGGGGCCAGCCATTGCAGTGCATTTTTGCAATAATGTCGCGGCGATCGTCATCACCTCTCTGCCCGATGACCTATCGGGTTTGGCGCTGTATCTGACCCCCTTCGGGATGGATGATGTTGACGCGTTGCGCGCGTGGTTGCCCGTCGATTTCGCGCTGATGCTGGTCAGCTGGCTTGCCGCGCGGCTGGCGATCCGCCGTTGA